In Molothrus aeneus isolate 106 chromosome 11, BPBGC_Maene_1.0, whole genome shotgun sequence, a genomic segment contains:
- the LOC136561344 gene encoding leukotriene B4 receptor 1-like: MSQAEESSGNSTWNIVRSVVCIILALSFIIGTPGNCIVIWTVCTKMKKVSLSVLLILNLAIADVLVLITLPIWIYSFVDSWVFGVIFCKMLVFIIYCSMYASIFLITALSLERLLAVFYPFTIQTYRRKEKISLILFLIWFLSVAFGISVIPFQETEEMNGRLLCTCRNYSSNRQKVSYLLLETLAGFVIPFLIICTCYVCVARRISRMTYQSKQRSECLIASVVVAFILCWFPHHIFNILDVISVEIELSNEEMSLALEEIVDKGAYISGALVFISSCINPLLYAFAARKFQNHLRFAKISKLFEQISQTVTEEDKKRNLVVAKHEVPLVGTENL, from the coding sequence ATGAGTCAAGCTGAGGAAAGCAGTGGCAACTCAACATGGAATATTGTGAGGTCAGTAGTCTGCATAATACTGGCCTTGTCATTTATAATTGGCACCCCTGGGAACTGCATTGTCATCTGGACTGTTTGtacaaaaatgaagaaagtaTCTCTTTCAGTCCTGCTGATCTTGAACCTGGCCATTGCTGATGTCCTTGTACTGATCACTTTACCAATCTGGATTTACTCTTTTGTTGACTCATGGGTTTTTGGAGTCATCTTCTGCAAAATGCTGGTTTTCATTATTTACTGCAGCATGTATGCCAGCATATTTCTGATTACAGCACTCAGCTTGGAGCGGCTACTGGCTGTGTTTTACCCTTTCACAATTCaaacatacagaagaaaagaaaaaatttctttgatTCTGTTCCTCATTTGGTTCCTGTCTGTTGCCTTTGGCatttctgtcattccatttcAAGAGACAGAAGAAATGAACGGTCGACTTCTGTGCACGTGTCGCAACTATTCTTCTAATAGACAGAAAGTGTCCTATCTTCTGCTGGAGACCCTTGCAGGTTTTGTAATCCCTTTCTTAATTATTTGCACTTGTTATGTGTGTGTTGCAAGAAGAATAAGCAGAATGACTTACCAATCCAAGCAGCGATCAGAATGTCTCATTGCCAGTGTCGTGGTGGCTTTCATTCTGTGCTGGTTCCCTCACCACATCTTTAACATCCTGGATGTCATTTCTGTTGAAATAGAGCTCTCTAATGAGGAGATGTCTTTGGCACTGGAAGAAATTGTAGACAAAGGAGCGTACATCTCTGGAGCACTTGTATTCATCAGTAGCTGTATTAACCCTCTGCTTTATGCTTTTGCTGCACGAAAGTTTCAGAACCACCTGAGGTTTGCCAAGATTTCAAAGCTGTTTGAACAGATCAGTCAGACTGTGACAGAGGAggacaagaaaagaaatctgGTTGTAGCCAAACATGAAGTTCCTTTGGTGGGCACAGAAAATCTCTAA